One Pseudorasbora parva isolate DD20220531a chromosome 8, ASM2467924v1, whole genome shotgun sequence DNA window includes the following coding sequences:
- the prpf8 gene encoding pre-mRNA-processing-splicing factor 8 — protein MAAAFPYRGVPGTMPPGVPPPPPAVAPIPDYMTEEKLQEKARKWQQLQAKRYSEKRKFGFVDAQKEDMPPEHVRKIIRDHGDMTNRKFRHDKRVYLGALKYMPHAVLKLLENMPMPWEQIRDVPVLYHITGAISFVNEIPWVIEPVYIAQWGTMWIMMRREKRDRRHFKRMRFPPFDDEEPPLDYADNILDVEPLEAIQMELDPEEDSSVVDWLYEHQPLKDTTKYVNGTTYRRWQFTLPMMSTLYRLANQLLTDLVDGNYFYLFDLKAFFTSKALNMAIPGGPKFEPLVRDINLQDEDWNEFNDINKIIIRQPIRTEYKIAFPYLYNNLPHHVHLTWYHTPNVVFIKTEDPDLPAFYFDPLINPISHRHSVKSQEPLPDDDEEFELPEYVEPFLKETPLYTDNTANGIALLWAPRPFNLRSGRTRRAIDVPLIKNWYREHCPAGQPVKVRVSYQKLLKYYVLNALKHRPPKAQKKRYLFRSFKATKFFQSTKLDWVEVGLQVCRQGYNMLNLLIHRKNLNYLHLDYNFNLKPVKTLTTKERKKSRFGNAFHLCREVLRLSKLVVDSHVQYRLGNVDAFQLSDGLQYIFAHVGQLTGMYRYKYKLMRQIRMCKDLKHLIYYRFNTGPVGKGPGCGFWAPGWRVWLFFMRGITPLLERWLGNLLARQFEGRHSKGVAKTVTKQRVESHFDLELRAAVMHDILDMMPEGIKQNKARTILQHLSESWRCWKANIPWKVPGLPTPIENMILRYVKAKADWWTNTAHYNRERIRRGATVDKTVCKKNLGRLTRLYLKAEQERQHNYLKDGPYITAEEAVAIYTTTVHWLESRRFSPIPFPPLSYKHDTKLLILALERLKEAYSVKSRLNQSQREELGLIEQAYDNPHEALSRIKRHLLTQRAFKEVGIEFMDLYSHLVPVYDVEPLEKITDAYLDQYLWYEADKRRLFPPWIKPADTEPPPLLVYKWCQGINNLQDVWETAEGECNVMLESRYEKMYEKIDLTLLNRLLRLIVDHNIADYMTAKNNVVINYKDMNHTNSYGIIRGLQFASFIVQYYGLVMDLLVLGLHRASEMAGPPQMPNDFLSFQDTATESAHPIRLYCRYIDRIHIFFRFSADEARDLIQRYLTEHPDPNNENIVGYNNKKCWPRDARMRLMKHDVNLGRAVFWDIKNRLPRSVTTVQWENSFVSVYSKDNPNLLFNMCGFECRILPKCRTSYEEFTHKDGVWNLQNEVTKERTAQCFLRVDDESMQRFHNRVRQILMASGSTTFTKIVNKWNTALIGLMTYFREAVVNTQELLDLLVKCENKIQTRIKIGLNSKMPSRFPPVVFYTPKELGGLGMLSMGHVLIPQSDLRWSKQTDVGITHFRSGMSHEEDQLIPNLYRYIQPWESEFIDSQRVWAEYALKRQEAIAQNRRLTLEDLEDSWDRGIPRINTLFQKDRHTLAYDKGWRVRTDFKQYQVLKQNPFWWTHQRHDGKLWNLNNYRTDMIQALGGVEGILEHTLFKGTYFPTWEGLFWEKASGFEESMKWKKLTNAQRSGLNQIPNRRFTLWWSPTINRANVYVGFQVQLDLTGIFMHGKIPTLKISLIQIFRAHLWQKIHESIVMDLCQVFDQELDALEIETVQKETIHPRKSYKMNSSCADILLFASYKWNVSRPSLLADSKDVMDSTTTQKYWIDIQLRWGDYDSHDIERYARAKFLDYTTDNMSIYPSPTGVLIAIDLAYNLHSAYGNWFPGAKPLIQQAMAKIMKANPALYVLRERIRKGLQLYSSEPTEPYLSSQNYGELFSNQIIWFVDDTNVYRVTIHKTFEGNLTTKPINGAIFIFNPRTGQLFLKIIHTSVWAGQKRLGQLAKWKTAEEVAALIRSLPVEEQPKQIIVTRKGMLDPLEVHLLDFPNIVIKGSELQLPFQACLKVEKFGDLILKATEPQMVLFNLYDDWLKTISSYTAFSRLILILRALHVNNDRAKVILKPDKTTITEPHHIWPTLTDEEWIKVEVQLKDLILADYGKKNNVNVASLTQSEIRDIILGMEISAPSQQRQQIAEIEKQTKEQSQLTATQTRTVNKHGDEIITSTTSNYETQTFSSKTEWRVRAISAANLHLRTNHIYVSSDDIKETGYTYILPKNVLKKFICISDLRAQIAGYLYGTSPPDNPQVKEIRCIVMVPQWGTHQTVHLPNQLPQHEYLKEMEPLGWIHTQPNESPQLSPQDVTTHAKVMADNPSWDGEKTIIITCSFTPGSCTLTAYKLTPSGYEWGRQNTDKGNNPKGYLPSHYERVQMLLSDRFLGFFMVPGQVSWNYNFMGVRHDPNMKYDLQLANPKEFYHEVHRPSHFLNFASLQEGELYNADREDMYG, from the exons ATGGCAGCTGCATTCCCCTACAGAGGTGTTCCTGGAACAATGCCTCCAGGTGTTCCTCCACCTCCTCCTGCTGTTGCCCCAATACCAGATTACATGACTGAGGAGAAACTGCAAGAGAAAG CTCGGAAATGGCAGCAGCTTCAGGCCAAACGCTACTCAGAGAAAAGGAAATTTGGCTTTGTGGATGCTCAGAAAGAGGACATGCCACCTGAGCATGTGCGAAAAATCATCAGGGATCATGGTGACATGACGAACAGGAAATTTCGTCACGACAAGAGGGTCTACCTTGG GGCACTGAAATATATGCCCCATGCAGTACTCAAACTGCTGGAGAACATGCCCATGCCTTGGGAGCAGATCAGAGATGTTCCTGTGCTCTACCACATTACAGGCGCCATTTCCTTTGTAAACGAAATCCCATGGGTAATTGAGCCGGTGTATATTGCTCAGTGGGG CACAATGTGGATCATGATGCGCCGTGAGAAGAGGGACAGGCGCCACTTCAAGCGCATGCGTTTTCCTCCATTTGATGATGAAGAGCCTCCATTAGACTATGCAGACAACATCCTGGATGTTGAGCCTCTGGAGGCAATCCAAATGGAGCTGGACCCTGAAGAGGACTCTTCTGTTGTAGACTGGTTGTATGAGCATCAACCTCTAAAAGATACCACAAA ATATGTGAATGGGACCACATACAGACGCTGGCAGTTCACTTTACCAATGATGTCCACTCTGTATCGATTAGCTAATCAGCTGCTGACAGACTTGGTGGATGGAAACTACTTCTACTTGTTTGACTTGAAGGCTTTCTTCACCTCCAAAGCTTTGAACATGGCCATTCCAGGGGGGCCCAAATTTGAGCCGCTTGTCAGAGACATTAACCTCCA GGATGAAGACTGGAATGAGTTCAATGACATCAACAAAATCAtcatcaggcagccaatcaggACAGAATACAAAATTGCATTCCCTTACCTGTACAATAACCTTCCACATCATGTGCACCTCACCTG GTACCACACACCAAATGTGGTGTTCATCAAGACTGAGGATCCTGATCTGCCTGCCTTCTACTTTGACCCTCTGATCAACCCCATTTCTCACAGGCACTCTGTCAAG AGCCAAGAGCCACTGCCAGATGATGATGAGGAGTTTGAACTTCCTGAGTATGTAGAGCCATTCCTGAAGGAGACGCCCCTCTACACTGACAACACAGCCAATGGAATTGCGCTGTTGTGGGCACCTCGTCCATTTAATCTCCGCTCGGGAAGAACCAGACGGGCTATTGACGTGCCTCTCATTAAAAACTG GTATCGTGAGCACTGTCCTGCAGGGCAACCTGTAAAGGTGCGTGTGTCTTACCAGAAGCTGCTGAAGTACTACGTGCTGAACGCTCTAAAACACAGACCTCCTAAGGCACAGAAAAAGAG ATACCTGTTCCGTTCTTTCAAGGCCACCAAATTCTTCCAGTCCACAAAGCTGGACTGGGTAGAAGTCGGTCTCCAGGTATGCCGGCAGGGCTACAACATGCTGAACCTGCTGATTCACAGAAAGAACCTCAACTACTTGCACTTGGACTACAACTTCAACTTGAAGCCTGTGAAAACCCTCACAACAAAGGAACGTAAGAAGTCCAGATTTGGAAATGCGTTCCACTTGTGCCGTGAGGTTCTGCGTTTGAGCAAGCTTGTGGTGGACAGTCATGTGCAGTACAGGCTTGGAAATGTTGATGCTTTCCAG TTGTCAGATGGACTGCAGTACATCTTTGCCCATGTTGGTCAGTTGACTGGCATGTACCGTTACAAGTACAAGCTCATGAGGCAGATTAGAATGTGCAAAGACTTGAAGCATCTTATCTACTACCGCTTCAACACA ggTCCAGTTGGAAAAGGTCCGGGCTGTGGTTTCTGGGCTCCAGGATGGAGAGTGTGGCTGTTCTTCATGAGAGGCATCACCCCTCTTCTGGAGCGGTGGCTCGGCAATCTTCTGGCCAGGCAGTTTGAAG GTCGACACTCTAAGGGTGTTGCCAAGACTGTCACCAAACAGCGTGTGGAATCTCACTTTGATCTCGAGTTGAGAGCTGCTGTGATGCATGACATCCTGGATATGATGCCTGAGGGTATCAAGCAGAACAAGGCCAGAACCATCTTGCAGCATCTCAGTGAGTCATGGAGGTGCTGGAAGGCCAACATCCCTTGGAAG GTTCCTGGGCTTCCAACCCCTATTGAGAACATGATTCTCCGCTACGTGAAAGCCAAAGCTGACTGGTGGACCAACACGGCCCACTACAACCGTGAGAGAATCAGAAGAGGAGCTACTGTGGATAAGACTGTGTGCAAGAAGAACCTGGGACGTCTCACTCGACTTTACCTGAAGGCAGAGCAAGAGAGACAGCACAATTACCTGAAG GATGGTCCTTACATCACTGCTGAAGAAGCTGTGGCCATCTACACCACCACAGTGCACTGGCTGGAGAGTCGTCGGTTCTCTCCGATCCCCTTCCCTCCTCTCTCCTACAAACATGACACTAAGCTGCTCATCCTGGCTTTGGAGAGACTCAAGGAGGCTTACAG TGTGAAGTCGAGGCTGAACCAGTCACAGCGAGAGGAATTGGGTCTGATTGAGCAGGCCTATGACAACCCTCATGAGGCTCTGTCCAGAATCAAACGTCACCTCCTCACTCAGAGAGCCTTCAAAGAG GTGGGCATTGAGTTCATGGACCTTTACAGTCACTTGGTGCCGGTTTACGATGTTGAACCTTTGGAAAAGATCACTGACGCATACCTAGATCAGTACCTGTGGTATGAGGCAGATAAGCGCAGGCTTTTCCCACCCTGGATCAAACCAGCCGACACCGAGCCACCTCCACTGCTAGTGTACAAATGGTGCCAAG GAATCAACAACCTGCAGGATGTGTGGGAAACAGCTGAGGGCGAATGTAACGTCATGCTGGAGTCTCGCTATGAAAAGATGTACGAGAAGATTGACTTGACATTGTTGAACAGGCTTCTGCGTCTCATTGTTGATCACAACATTGCTGATTACATGACAGCAAAAAACAACGTTGTCATTAACTATAAG GACATGAACCACACAAACTCGTACGGTATAATCCGTGGTTTGCAGTTTGCCTCTTTCATCGTACAGTACTATGGGTTGGTAATGGACCTGCTGGTGCTTGGTCTGCACAGAGCCAGTGAGATGGCTGGCCCTCCTCAGATGCCCAATGACTTCCTCAGCTTCCAGGACACGGCAACCGAGAGTGCCCATCCCATCCGTCTTTACTGCAGATACATAGACCGCATTCACATCTTTTTCAG GTTCTCTGCTGATGAGGCAAGAGATCTGATTCAGAGATACCTGACTGAGCACCCGGATCCCAACAATGAGAACATTGTGGGCTACAACAATAAGAAATGCTGGCCCCGTGATGCTAGGATGAGACTGATGAAACATGATGTTAACTT GGGCCGTGCTGTGTTCTGGGACATCAAGAATCGCCTCCCTCGTTCTGTGACCACAGTTCAGTGGGAGAACAGCTTTGTTTCTGTGTACAGCAAGGACAACCCCAACCTGCTCTTCAATATGTGTGGCTTTGAGTGTCGCATCCTCCCGAAGTGCCGCACTAGTTATGAGGAGTTTACGCACAAAGATGGTGTGTGGAATTTGCAGAATGAG GTAACAAAGGAAAGGACAGCACAGTGTTTCCTGCGTGTAGATGATGAGTCGATGCAGAGGTTCCACAACAGAGTGCGACAAATTCTGATGGCTTCTGGGTCCACAACCTTCACTAAG ATTGTGAACAAGTGGAacactgctctgattggtctgatGACGTACTTCCGTGAAGCTGTGGTCAACACTCAAGAGCTGCTGGACCTGTTGGTGAAGTGTGAGAATAAGATCCAAACACGTATCAAGATTGGTTTGAACTCCAAAATGCCCAGCCGTTTCCCTCCTGTGGTGTTTTACACCCCTAAGGAGTTGGGTGGACTGGGAATGCTTTCCATGGGACACGTACTAATCCCACAGTCTGACCTTAG GTGGTCCAAACAGACTGATGTGGGCATCACACATTTCCGCTCTGGTATGAGTCACGAGGAGGATCAGTTGATTCCTAATCTGTACCGTTACATCCAGCCATGGGAGAGCGAGTTCATTGACTCTCAGAGAGTTTGGGCCGAATATGCCCTCAAGCGTCAGGAAGCCATTGCTCAGAACAG ACGTTTGACACTGGAGGATCTGGAGGACTCCTGGGACAGAGGTATTCCACGTATCAACACCCTCTTTCAGAAGGACAGACACACTCTTGCTTATGACAAGGGCTGGAGAGTCAGAACAGACTTCAAGCAGTACCAG GTTCTGAAGCAAAATCCATTCTGGTGGACTCACCAAAGGCATGATGGTAAATTGTGGAATTTGAACAATTACCGTACAGACATGATCCAGGCTCTTGGAGGGGTGGAAGGCATTCTTGAGCACACTCTGTTCAAGGGAACCTACTTCCCCACCTGGGAGGGTCTTTTCTG GGAGAAGGCCAGTGGTTTTGAAGAATCCATGAAATGGAAGAAACTCACCAATGCTCAGAGATCTGGTCTGAACCAGATTCCTAACCGACGATTCACCTTGTGGTGGTCTCCTACAATCAACAGAGCCAAT GTATATGTGGGTTTCCAGGTGCAGTTGGACCTCACTGGAATCTTTATGCATGGTAAAATCCCGACACTCAAGATCTCTCTGATCCAGATCTTCAGAGCTCACTTGTGGCAGAAGATTCATGAGAGCATCGTCATGGATCTCTGTCAG GTGTTTGACCAAGAGCTTGATGCTTTGGAAATTGAGACTGTCCAGAAAGAGACAATTCATCCCAGGAAGTCTTACAAGATGAATTCCTCCTGTGCTGACATTTTGTTGTTTGCATCCTACAAGTGGAATGTCTCACGCCCTTCACTTCTAGCAGACTCCAA GGATGTTATGGACAGCACCACCACGCAAAAGTACTGGATTGACATTCAGCTCAGATGGGGTGACTATGACTCCCATGACATTGAGCGATATGCCAGGGCCAAGTTCTTGGACTACACCACTGACAACATGAGTATTTATCCATCACCCACTGGTGTCCTGATTGCCATTGATCTGGCATACAACCTTCACAG TGCTTATGGAAACTGGTTCCCTGGAGCCAAGCCCCTGATCCAGCAGGCAATGGCAAAGATAATGAAGGCCAACCCTGCTCTGTATGTGCTGAGAGAGCGAATCCGCAAGGGTCTGCAACTCTACTCTTCAGAGCCCACTGAGCCTTACCTATCTTCCCAGAATTATGGAGAGCTCTTCTCTAACCAGATCATCTGGTTTGTGGATGACACCAATGTGTACAGAGTCACTATCCACAAG ACCTTTGAAGGTAACTTGACCACCAAACCAATCAACGGAgcgattttcattttcaaccccAGAACAGGACAGCTTTTCCTGAAGATCATTCACACTTCTGTATGGGCAGGACAAAAACGTCTTGGACAG CTGGCTAAGTGGAAGACTGCTGAAGAAGTTGCTGCCCTGATCCGATCGCTGCCTGTTGAAGAACAGCCTAAACAGATTATTGTGACCAGGAAGGGCATGTTGGATCCTCTTGAG GTGCACTTGCTGGACTTCCCCAACATTGTAATCAAGGGCTCTGAGCTCCAGCTACCCTTCCAGGCCTGTCTGAAAGTGGAGAAGTTTGGAGACCTCATTCTGAAGGCCACAGAGCCTCAGATGGTCCTGTTCAATCTGTATGATGACTGGCTGAAGACCATCTCCTCTTACACT GCATTCTCTCGTTTGATCTTAATCCTGAGAGCACTTCATGTCAATAATGACCGTGCCAAAGTTATCCTGAAGCCTGATAAGACCACTATCACTGAGCCTCACCACATCTGGCCCACTCTGACAGATGAAGAGTGGATCAAAGTAGAGGTGCAGCTTAAAGATCTCATCCTGGCTGACTATGGCAAGAAGAACAA TGTGAATGTGGCATCTTTGACCCAGTCTGAAATCAGAGACATCATCTTGGGTATGGAGATCTCTGCTCCATCCCAGCAGAGACAGCAAATTGCTGAGATCGAGAAGCAGACCAAGGAACAGTCTCAACTAACGGCCACACAGACTCGCACTGTAAACAAACACGGAGATGAGATTATCACCTCAACCACCAGCAACTATGAGACGCAGACCTTCTCTTCCAAAACTGAATGGAGAGTTAG GGCAATCTCTGCTGCCAACTTGCACTTGCGTACCAACCACATCTACGTATCATCGGATGACATCAAAGAGACTGGGTACACTTACATTCTGCCCAAGAACGTTCTTAAGAAGTTCATCTGCATCTCAGATCTGCGTGCTCAG ATTGCAGGTTATCTATATGGAACAAGCCCTCCAGATAACCCTCAGGTAAAGGAGATCCGCTGCATTGTGATGGTGCCACAGTGGGGTACGCATCAGACGGTTCACCTGCCCAACCAACTGCCACAACATGAGTACTTGAAG GAAATGGAGCCTCTTGGCTGGATTCATACACAGCCCAATGAATCGCCCCAGCTTTCTCCTCAGGATGTCACCACTCACGCAAAGGTCATGGCTGACAACCCATCCTGGGATGGCGAGAAGACTATCATTATTACTTGCAG TTTCACCCCTGGTTCCTGCACGCTGACGGCCTACAAGTTGACTCCCAGTGGGTATGAGTGGGGTAGGCAAAACACGGATAAGGGTAACAACCCTAAAGGTTACTTGCCTTCTCACTACGAAAGAGTACAGATGCTCTTGTCTGACCGCTTCCTTGGCTTCTTCATGGTGCCTGGCCAGGTTTCCTGGAACTACAACTTTATGG GTGTTCGCCATGACCCCAACATGAAGTATGACCTACAGTTGGCCAATCCGAAAGAGTTCTACCATGAAGTTCACAGACCATCTCACTTCCTCAACTTTGCTTCTCTGCAGGAAGGTGAACTCTACAATGCTGACCGTGAGGATATGTATGGATAA
- the rilp gene encoding RILP-like protein 1: MENCEIAVEENQNDIVKTHSCFERTFSSMTVDDVYEIAKVVGSEVEKLIDGYGKSSVEGLVSHIVKVLELLESFAARNQSLKCKEEELLKAFETLQLQQQKKRHVKECEETINSLESRDWHQKEKKLKENVEVLQSQVHQLKEENQELQTRLQCTHSKEDRTQRQEREVMLKLKEVVDKQRDELRAKVQEISSMSKEVEALQEQQERLMKINAELRHKQNIIQTQLKSAVERRADLEADLCEKQKEIECLNSQLERASVKTAAETSSSAIDLTDKMIIDLKDPNRPCFTKMEVRDMLSERNELKANLFLVKEELAYYQREILNDERCPGFLLDAVRSAIKKQRTVIKSKMLGIPVSECITDETDGPLFERSGNEDNDTDNRPQDSRIRNLFGFLTRSSLTRTSGSQPSGLTTSSSTWEIIDPDEQEVEGETQTLSSS, encoded by the exons ATGGAGAATTGCGAGATAGCCGTCGAGGAAAACCAAAACGATATCGTCAAGACACATTCGTGTTTCGAGAGGACGTTTTCATCAATGACAGTTGACGACGTGTATGAAATCGCTAAAGTCGTAGGGTCTGAAGTGGAGAAGCTCATCGACGGTTATGGGAAGTCGAGTGTGGAGGGACTGGTGTCTCACATAGTGAAAGTGTTGGAGCTCTTAGAGAGTTTCGCGGCGAGAAATCAATCTCTTAAATGTAAGGAAGAGGAGCTATTGAAGGCCTTTGAAACGTTACagctacagcagcagaagaaAAGACATGTGAAGGAATGCGAAGAGACCATCAACAGCTTAGAGAGTCGG gaCTGGCATCAGAAAGAGAAGAAACTAAAGGAGAATGTAGAAGTGTTACAGTCCCAGGTGCATCAGCTCAAGGAAGAGAACCAGGAGCTTCAGACCCGCTTACAATGCACACACTCCAAAGAAG ACCGCACACAGCGTCAGGAACGAGAGGTGATGCTCAAGCTGAAGGAAGTGGTGGATAAGCAGCGTGATGAGTTGAGAGCGAAAGTGCAGGAGATATCCAGCATGTCAAAGGAGGTGGAAGCG CTTCAGGAGCAGCAGGAGCGACTAATGAAGATAAACGCAGAGCTCAGACACAAGCAGAACATCATACAGACTCAGCTGAAGAGTGCAGTGGAGAGGAGGGCCGACCTGGAGGCCGACCTGTGCGAGAAACAGAAAGAGATAGAGTGCCTGAACTCACAATTAGAAAGAGCCAGCGTGAAGACTGCTGCTGAAACG AGCAGTTCAGCCATTGACCTCACAGATAAGATGATCATTGACTTGAAAGATCCAAATCGGCCATGTTTCACCAAGATGGAAGTACGAGACATGCTTTCTGAGAGGAACGAGTTAAAGGCCAATCTCTTTCTGGTGAAAGAGGAGCTTGCATATTACCAAAG GGAAATCCTGAATGATGAGAGATGCCCAGGATTCTTACTCGATGCTGTGCGCTCTGCCATAAAGAAGCAAAGGACCGTCATAAAGTCTAAAATGCTCGGCATACCTGTTAGCGAATGTATCAC AGATGAGACAGATGGCCCTTTGTTTGAGAGGAGTGGAAATGAAGACAACGACACTGACAACAGACCCCAAGACTCACGCATCAGAAACCT ATTTGGTTTCCTGACGCGGTCCAGTCTTACTAGGACCTCCGGTTCCCAGCCCTCTGGCCTTACGACATCCAGCTCCACATGGGAAATCATCGATCCAGATGAGCAGGAAGTCGAGGGAGAGACGCAAACCCTCAGCTCCTCTTGA